A single genomic interval of Bacteroidales bacterium harbors:
- a CDS encoding ParB/RepB/Spo0J family partition protein codes for MVMIKRNALGRGLDALITMDEIKTSGSSSINEINIDLIKPNPDQPRTEFDEEALNELATSIKELGIIQPISLRKMGNDSYQIIAGERRYRAAKLAGLKSMPAYVRTVEDETVMEMALIENIQREDLNAVEIALTFQKLIEQYNLTQEKLSERIGKKRTTIANYLRLLKLPAEIQLGLKNKVIDMGHARALLAVDNASLQLKLYEEIKLNGYSVRKVEERAKEITSEKEVISKPAKKNNSEYDAYKRELISIFKTRVKIVCDDSGKGKISIPFKDEKEFERIKELLSKIVSES; via the coding sequence ATTGTTATGATAAAACGTAATGCACTCGGAAGAGGATTGGATGCTCTTATCACAATGGATGAGATTAAGACATCCGGCTCTTCATCAATCAACGAGATTAACATTGACCTTATAAAACCAAACCCCGACCAACCTCGTACCGAGTTTGATGAGGAGGCACTCAACGAACTTGCAACCTCAATTAAGGAGTTGGGTATTATACAACCTATATCGCTACGCAAAATGGGCAATGATTCATACCAGATTATTGCCGGAGAGCGCAGGTATCGTGCCGCCAAACTTGCAGGGCTGAAGAGTATGCCTGCATACGTTCGCACCGTTGAGGATGAGACCGTTATGGAGATGGCTCTTATTGAGAACATACAACGCGAGGATTTAAATGCGGTGGAGATTGCTCTAACCTTCCAAAAACTTATTGAGCAATACAATCTTACCCAAGAGAAACTGAGCGAGAGGATTGGAAAGAAGAGGACAACAATAGCAAACTACTTACGACTGCTAAAACTCCCTGCCGAAATTCAATTGGGATTGAAGAACAAGGTTATTGATATGGGGCACGCTCGTGCCTTACTTGCGGTTGATAACGCTTCGCTTCAACTCAAACTCTATGAGGAGATAAAACTTAATGGTTACTCGGTCAGAAAGGTTGAGGAGAGAGCAAAAGAGATTACATCTGAAAAAGAGGTAATTTCAAAACCTGCAAAGAAGAACAACTCAGAGTATGACGCATACAAAAGAGAGCTTATCTCTATCTTTAAAACTCGGGTTAAGATTGTTTGCGACGACTCAGGCAAAGGAAAAATCTCAATCCCATTTAAAGATGAAAAGGAGTTTGAGAGAATCAAAGAGTTACTCAGTAAAATTGTAAGCGAGAGTTAA